AAATAGTAAGATTAGAGTAAAGTCCCATTTTGTGTGGCATCAAATTTGTTTCTCTTTGTATTGTGATCTTTTTTGTTGTGAAGTTAAGATGTTTCTAGTTTGTTTCAGAGACCGGACTACCCAACACGTTTGGTACTCTGAGCAATaactagaaatgaaataaAGCATTTTCATAATCTAGCCCACGTCCTGATTGGAGTTAAGTAGTTGGACGTGTTTGTCATTGTTTCACATATTTGTTTATATAGATATTGATATATCACCATGTTCATGGTTTCACATACTGGTTTAGATGACAACAGTCCCCGTATAAATTTTTCAGTATTCTCGGAGAATCACGTGACAATATCTGGTGGTTTATCATTCCACATCTTTAATAAAGAAATcatatttagttattttattaaatactATTTTGGGCTTCTTTCTAAAACTATATCCTAAACACTCTAATACCCTAAATTCTAAAACCCTATACCCTAAGTGCTACACTCTAAAACCCTACACCCTAAATCTTATATTTTAAATCCGAAATCTTAGTTCAAAATCATGAATACCCAtgaaagtcatttcacaaatattaaaaatatgtaaactTATAATTTTTGTGTATTAAATCTacgtgtcaaaatataacagtCTTTCGGGaggaacaaattttttttttcacattattagtcATTCATACTTGGAATTTTTTTCCCATCAGGTCCTAAACTATTGTGGCAAtgccaatgtagtacccaaccTCAATGTTGTACCAGTGTAGTACCCCAACttgtaattcattatcaaCGAAGGGTCTGAGCCAAATTTCCGTTACGGCTCCGTTTTCTCGGTCACGTGTCATGCACGTGACCACACAAAAAATTCGacagtacccaaactcttgtggcaaggtcaatgtagtaccaaaaactctgagttgtaccaatgtaataCCCAAAATTGTTTTTTACTATCAACAAGGGATCTGAAGCCAATTTTCGTCATGGCTCTGTATTCTAGGTCAAAATAAAAAGGGTATTTACCTAAATAACCATATGTGCGTTCTAATGCCCCAAATAAGAAACTTTTAATGTAAATATCTAGAATTCAGAAATAACTTACAAATTGGGCAAAGCATAAACTCATTCTCATTACACTCTGGACACCTCACCACCACGGTGCggcatcctcctcctccacctcctctcATCCCTACTGCCTCCTCCTTCACCACCAACACCATCTTTAAGCTCCTCCACCTCTTCTTAGAACCCCCGATCTATCATCACGTCACGCTCACAGACATTCACTTTGAGATTCTCGACCGCCGACTGCACCGCATTACATGCCTCGAATGTCGTAGGTAGAGGGAGAGAAGGTCGTTGGTGAGGCAGACAATGTGGTGGCTCAAGGCGGAGCTGGGAGAAGTCGTTGTCGTCGTGGTTGAAGAGATTGGAAGAAACATAACCCATAGTGTTGTTTTGTCTCAAAATCTAAGCTTAGAAATAAAGTGTGGAAGGACTGAGagtgaaggagaaggagaagaaaaggGGAAGAGACAAGAGGTTACGACACATGACCCATAAGACGGAGATGTGATAGAAATTGGCTTCAGACCCCTCGTTGATAGCGAAAaatgagtttgggtactacattggtacaactcagagttggggtactacattgaccttacCACAAGAGTTTAGGTACcaatgttgattttttttaagctCACGTGAGGGACACGTGTAATATTctggaaatttataattattttctaattattgcTCGGAGATATGtaaattggtggtgatccgattatatagtatgagggagaaaacgaaagtgttcgagCGATTTATACTCAGAAACGTTACCATGAGGGGTCAAGATTGATTTTTTATCCGTTAAGAATCTtagaaaatttcattcatgaaagtcgtagagttcgtcaatacgaattcgtggacacgtggcacgcctaaatcggagttcgtatgaaaaagttacaaatcaaaaggtatttggacatttttggaaagtagtataaataaagagaaaaatggggaAAAAATCTGAAATTCAGATCGGGTACTATTCACGGATACTGTTCATCAGAAACCCAGATTTTTCCTCCCAAGCGGCCGACTTTGGGCCGCaggatctccgccgtccggccaccatagaccGGCGCACCGATCCCATTTGAAAGGTTGTTGTGTACTctgtcgattggtggtagtctcacccgccatctcgccgccgtttgggagcggtgaagcccggaagttTCCCCGAAGGTGTACAGTTCACGAACTTCAcctcgtcggatctccctcctccggccaccaatcggtgagattcttgtcccatttttaaggtctccttccataccACAAATcctccaaaagatttaacccaaattgttttgtggtaggagaatcgaagaaaagaaatcctaggttttaaattggggcttttcggtttttgttaaactgaagtgtttaggctcagaattagactttatggtgaactagaaagttgttaggaatttagattgtggtggtgaaatttggtggtcatcgATCGTGGTCGGAAAACGGGCGgcacatgaacagtgttctgtgaaaaataaatcacgaacagtgttctgtgaacaataAATCAcgaacagtgttctgtgaacaataAATCACGAACAGTGTTATGTGAATAATAAATCAcgaacagtgttctgtgaacagtATTTTACGAACAATGTTCAGTTGTAATGAATCGTCACCtgagattttacgtatcgttttctaagcattttatcatgttattaggtgaccgacgaaacgagtgagggaatctctctcggtgtcgtggaagttacacgcatgaaataaggtgagtaaacctcataatgatcatcatgatcgaaatagtgttataattattgaatttagtttgagttgttaacatagtcgttacatcactagcttataaaaattattctaaaaatatgttttggtttaaattacgtgaacttgatcgtctacggttcatggataagtgaaacgctattttaataaatgattttaagaaggttttagtgattatggactatcatgaatgtgagtaaatctcattatgacaagtctactattggcggtgacttatatttttgaattattaaaaagagtgaactgagacatttatataatatggtgagctgtgtatgtgtacgaaaatggtaaatacgatacatatatatatggttgctatattatataatgtttcggttttatttcaaatgtgagattATAATGTTGTGACTATATTCATAtagttgtgcaagagtcgcttggttgtagtacaataacatgtgttgattgttattgttcgtggttttaacattaagtcttgttaaaacattttctggtcttcggacgttgttggcagtaatcggaaccaagccttggccgagtgtcggttacgattcagttagagctctagtctgtctgtcggtgtactgcatgaggtaacagatgggttgcctgggtctcatgagtacccatgtttttgggtgatattgggtaacagatgggttgcccagtgtctgtcggtgtactgcatgaggggtaactgatgggttgcctgggtctcatgagtacccatgttttaaatgattttgggtaaccagatgggttgcccagtgcctgccggtgtactgcataaggggtaacagatgggttgcttggatttcatgagtacccatatttttaaatgataggGGTAACAGAcaggttgcccagtgtcacatgagtacgtttatctttaaatgttatatgtcatatttcttttgtatgcgatgtatgttatactgttggtttactcatacgggctgaaaagcttaccgggtttgtgtttacaatcccagtgcaccaattcgatggtgtaagagataattctgcaggtggaGATTTGCAGATTCggagggcttactctgaagatttctttcttctgtttgtggtgaggattgagtgaattttacatttccattggttataatactgaggtataaactagttatgtattattcaagtcgactaaGTCGtattgtggactcagtttcgatacactgttattataagataattttaatatatttaagattgttttagaattttaatagtttcaaatttgaatttttatcattcgaaatttcaggATTGTGACAAAACGTGACCGAGAAAACAGAGCCGTAAGGAAATTAGGCTCAGACCATTCGTTGATAACGAATTACAAGTTAGGGTATTATACTGGTACAACCTTGAAGTTTGGTACTATATTGGACTTACCAGAATAATTTAGGACCTGATGGGAAAAAAATATCTTCATTGTCATAAGATCAGGATTGCTGGAGCATTAATGTCACATCATACTATCTTGTGTTTTTTCGTGTTTTGTTGCTGTGCTCAATCATGTTCTACAGCCAAAATTAAAGAGTTGAGAAACAATAGTAGTATTAAACAGTGCGCAGGGAAAATGATTTAGATTGATGTCCGAATCCAGAAACTCGGTTGTATAACTTTTTTAAAAGTTGAGACGCCCAAACGAAGTGGCTAAAACTGATCTCCAAACCTTGCGCTCAGATCTTAATACCTCTTTAACGGTAACCGTGCCGCGTAgcaaaaaatttcaaatttttacatggCTGCGTAGAGCACTTTGTCACGGGCCCTGGTAATTTTCGGAGATTTTTACTGGCACCGGAGCTATTTTTAAAGAATTTTTGAAGTTCTGAAACCATTTTAGAAAGTAAAAATACAGTTAAATGGAGATGTGTCGGGCCAGAGACGCGTCACGTGtccaagaaaaacaaatattgGCTGGAATTAAAGGGGTGCTGCTTCTTGCCTTGTTCTGTTCGTTTCTTGATTTCAGGACTTACAGGGCGGTTATGTGCTCATTCGACCTCGTGTTTGTTTATCGTTTTCACTTTGTAGTTTGTAGCATGCCAAACCTCTATCTCCgcccaaattcaaattcaaccaACAGCTGTGCAACTCTTAGGCCATATTACTTCATTCCGCCTAATCTTTTAACTGATTATTATCAGAAACAGGAGGAATTTTTCAGTGGTTGAGATTTAATTTTTAGTGGTTGACCGGCAACAAGATCAAACCACTATTCTAAAATCGTTTTTGACTATCTAACTATGAACTTTCAATATATAGATCGATATGGCCTTCATTTTTTGAAACCTCGATGATTCCATGCATATAGTATatattcaaagtttcaaatgcttacacttttttttttcatacctAAAACTGGCGTTAATGAAACTCCTAGATCAATAAATGGATGACACTGTTTTTGGGAAAGGTTGTAGCGAAAGTAGAGTCTCCCAAACTAGTGGTACTGAAATTTAAGAACAACGAGCAGTCATTAGGTTTCTGTCAATTACAACAAGAAAATCTGGCAACAACATACTTGACCTTCTGGAACTTAAAGCCCAGGCTTGCCTATAAATTGAATACTTCGCACAAAGCAAATCATTAAGCTATTAGTTATCTTGCAATCTAATCTTACAAGAATAATATTATACGTTAAGTTCGTTCGTGCATTCTCGATCAATGGCGCCCACTAAGAAAACAATGTTGTTTGTGTGCCTGTTGGTTGCTGCAGTGGCGGTGGTTGTTCCTGTTGCCCAAGGCAATGCTCATAAGAGTATAAGCTTAATCACAGGAAAGCTCTTTTGCACTCTCAATGGAAATGGCACTGCTTCAAGCCCACCATTCCCAAGTAAGATCCCTAAACacccatgcatgcatatattagagcaacaacataaacaatcaATTGACCACGTTTCTCGCCTGATGATCATCGATCAGGctatatgtacatattgtaaaataaattgTTATGTTGATCTCTTGTGTATTCACATGTAGATGCTAGCGTCCAACTACGTTGCGGATCAGGCAACGGTAAATTATTTGAAACTGCGAAAACCAACTCCACGGGACAGTTTAGCATCCTTGAGAAAAATTTACCCTATACAGTCGCTCAAGTATTATCCGGATGTCGTGTTGTGGTTGCCACACCATTTAAGAAGTGCAACTCCACTCTGCCTGCCATCGGTACTGTAGCTTCAAAGTTAACATTGAACCCAACCCCCGTCGTTGGCCCTAAAAACGTCACCATCTACAAGGCGGTTAACTTTAAACGACTCTAAATTCTAAATTTCAAGACAACGATATGGCATTACGGCCGGCCAATATCTGCATACTTCTTACTTATATGAATAAAGGTCGATTAAGAAATAAAGATACGTACTACGTATTGGTAACAACTAGTTGATATTACTGTTAGTATTTGCCTTCCAAGTACAACTGTAATGAATGGATTTCTTGTACCAGAAGTTTGTAATGAATAAAGGTTACATCAGAtctttttttaaatatgttaACCATATTAACCATGCATGCTCAAGGCCATGCATATGCTCGATGATCGTGTTGGCGTGAAACACGGTTCCGGGATTCACGGAGTGAATCACGGATTGCTTTTGTGGGTagactagtatatatatacatcatgTGTGTATGAATTATCATTCAAGCAAGTGTAAATTGATATtccacttggtatcagagcctcttgctctgtttttctgggatcttttttttgtttttccttttttcttttttccggcAGCTAGCTCGGAGCTTCTGTTTTTCAGCTCCTCAAAGGTGTGGGGCACTGTCACGACTGAAAAATCATCCACCGGAGCCGACGACCTCGCTGTCACCAGCTCGGAACTTACCCGGAGCCGTGACATACCCGACCCGGCAAGCTCCTCTTCCACCTATACCCGGAATCGCGACACCACGTTCCGGCGAACTCGCTACTCCCTCGCCAGACTCCGCTGCCTCTCCTCACACTTCTTCACCTCGCCATCGTCGATCCACTTCTTGATTCTCCCGGCGAACAGTGCCTTGAGGCGGTCCTCGAGCTCCACGTTGTCCGACGGCACCGAGACCTTGGCATCGAGCCAGAGGAGGAATCTGTGGACGCGGTCGAGAGCCGGAGTCGTCCTCCGTCGTCGGGTTTCGTATGCCTGTATTCGCTTCCGACTTTTCAAGAAGAAATTCCTCCTCCTCGCCGATCCGGTACTCTCGTTGCCTCCATGGGCCGCGCCTCCCAGAGCTAGACGATCGCCTCGAGCACGTCGCACCACTGCGAGTAGAACAGCGACGCCGCAAGCTCCCACGCTCCGCCGTTGAAATTCGTCTCTGAAACTGCATCTTTGACCCGCCCGGCCCAAATCCGACCTGGCCAgcatccgacccgacccggcacGCTCCAACCCGCTCCGACCCGGACCAAATTCAATCCGGTccacccgacccggtccggtTAGAATCAGTAGTCTTTCTTCCTGGCAGTGTAAGTGCACcgtcagtgcaagtgcaccggaGACAgattcaatgggttctggacaccAAACTGAGGGTTCTACGTTTCTTGATGTTCAATTAGTTCcggaaccagatatctatggtgtggttgggcatgatTATCATACTGCTGGAGGAGCACCTACAGCCTCCATGGTGGGCCGtagtcaaattggtatggctttcaatatttctcactctgttagttttggtacatggattattgattctggtgcatctgatcatatgacttatgataaatcttattttaccgtattgtcccctccacccgtaccctatgttactaatgctaatggtgaggcattcccggtgttagggacagggtctgatcgtattactcccaccatagagcttcacaatgtactttatgtacctgctttatctcatcatttgatatatgttcccaaattgaacgctgacgctcagtgctctgtgaccttttttcctatgtatgtgttATTTTAgaatcttctcaccggacgggtaattggtcgggggtatttgaggggccggttgtttcatctgtaTCTGCATACGCcggggaaaaaccaggggggcaatctcggaccgctttactctctacctctgacaagctaagtgaaatttggttatggcatcgtcgcttagggcatccatcttttagtgttatgaaaaaatccatgcctattttgtttattaatgtggacgagtcttgtttatcttgtgagacatgtgtttcaGGCAAGaatcatcgatctacttattcccctagtacctctactaaaagttttcttccttttgaattaattcattctgatgtttggagaccctctaaagagtctactgtgtcaggaatgcgatattttgtgtcattcattgatgattgcacacgtcttttctcgattgttcttcttaaaaataaagatgaggtttttcccgGTTTTTGTGCCTTTcatacctctgtccaaacacaatataatgctacCATTCGAGTTATTCGTTCTGATAATTGGGGGGGGggatatgtgaatcatgtctttcaggagttctttaacacacacagaattgttcatcaaacaacgtgtccttacatacctgagcaaaatggggtttctgaaagaaaaaatcgtcatttacttgatatggctcggtgtattctttttagtgcccacatgcctaaatacctttggggtgatgctgtcattacttccgcccacctcattaatcgtcttccatctcgtgtcctttaGGGGAAAGTTCcttatgaggtgcttgcatctcatgtctcattaccctcttttcagaATCTTcttgcccgtgttttcggttgtgttgcttttgttcatcttccccaacatcaacgttctaagttggatgcccgggcagttaaatgtgtgtttgttgggtacggaggacatcagaaagggtaccggtgctatcatccccctacccgaaagtactatgtcactatggatgttacctttttttaggacatgagttatttttcctcttctgatactgctcttcagagggagaattcatattttgaagagctgtatcatggagagggggaaaccagtgagccagtcgatatggtaacaggttctgttgagattaccaatgtgtcagctacacaggcaccactGGAGGTCGTCACTCgagagattcaggcaccagaaactgacaacacaactgcccctcatgtttCCCCTACacctgtttatacccctgaccaatgctctcatggtacagaagatcactcatctgaggttagtcattctattagggaTAATAGTAGagaatatgttttgccaaataggtctactcggggtcaaccaacaaaaaaaaatgaacctacccttcagacaaAAGGCAAGTATCCTGTGGCAAATtgtatatctaccaaaagattatctaagtcatatgagtcatttgtaaatcaaatatctattgtatcagtacctaacaaagtgcaagatgcattgagagatccaaaatggacaaaatcaatggaggaagagatggaagcattacaaaagaacaatacttatgagcttgtacctccaccatatggcaagaagactgtaggatgtcgttaggtgtttacagtgaagcataatccagatgggtcagtaagccggtataaagcacgcctagtagcgaaggggttcacccagacatatggcatagactatgatgagacattcgcatctgttgcaaagataaacactatccggatattgctctctgtcgctgctaatttgaactggccacttagacaatttgatgttaagaatgcattccttcatagAGAATTAacggaggaagtatacatggatcttccgcctggatatgtggccgcttctccaagtaactccgtatgcagattgagaaaatctttgtatggtcttaaacagtcacctcgtgcttggtttggaagattttcacaattcatgaggaaaattggctatatgcagagtaattcagaccacacattatttctcaaacaccaacaagggaaggtaacagccctaatcatatatgttgacgatatggtagttactggtaatgatactattgaggtggacagattacaaaagcagctagccacagaatttgagatgaaggacctaggtacactcaagtatttcttgggcattgaggtagcccggggaagtgatggtatctatctgtgtgagaggaagtacatccttgatctactaacggagacagttatgttagattgcactccaattgatactcctattgagcagaatcatcggttagcagagtactcagatcaagtgcccactgacaaaactcgttatcagaggctagttggatgcttgatttatttgtcacataccaggccagatgttgcgtatgcagtaagtgttgtgagtcagtttatgcataatccgagtgtggatcacatggatgctgttgtgaggattttgaggtacttgaagtcagctccagggagaggagtaatgttttctaatcacaacaatatccttgagatttgtggcttcacagatgcagactggctTGGAAATATTACATATCGAAGATCtacatcagggtattttacctttgttggaggtaatcttgttacgtggaagagtaaaaaacaaaatgtggtagctcgatctagtgctgaagcagaatatagaggtatggctcaggagtgtgcgaattgttatggcttagaaatttgctacaagatttgagTATTAGGCCTCAATGTGCCATgcagttgtactgtgacaacaaggcagctatcgatatttcacataatcatgtgcaacatgatcgtacaaaacatgtggaggttgatcgtcattttataaaagaaaagctagacgcgaagatcattagttttccttttgtttctacagaagaggaacttgccgatatgctcacaaaaggagtgtctaaaaaggtattttatgattcacttagcaagttgggcatggttgatatgtatgcaccaacttgagggggagtgttggcgTGAATCACGGATTGCTTTTGTGGGTAGACTAGCATATATGTACATCATGTGTGTATGAATTATCATTCAAGCAAGTGTAAATCGATATTCCACTGATCGATCATtgcaaaaaataaacatatcCATAATTGACACAAAAAGATCTTATGTTTTCCTGGTTGAAGACAAAGAGTCTAACAAACGCCCGAGAGGTATATGATATATGCCTACGGGTATCATGGTCAGTAATGAGCCATTTGCCGATTGTACCTCGAAAGCCGATTGAAAGACAAgttttttctcatttgttGTTAAAAACATATAGGTTATGATCAACCACTTTCTCAACTACAGACCAAGATTATCAAACTTATATATACTTATGACTTATCTTTAACAGCAACGTATATATAAACAGTATAAACTGACGCAGGGAGCCAAATGAAAGCATCCGGCAGAGAACAGAGCGACACCCACTGAGAGCTCGACACTCAATTCTTAAACTATAAGCTGAAATTCACTTCTCTTAATTCTAACATTATGATATTGCATGAACAAAACAACCAGATCAATTACATGCATGCAATAGAATCCAGTTGTTTCCAATTAACATGTACATGTAAGAAAAAAGAATGCGCtgtaataagtatatattttAGAACGCTAACCATGCAAAAGTAAGATTTGAATCTGCAAATACACCTTCAGTATGATGATCTCCATTATTACTCCATACATGAGCAGTAgaaccctagctagctagctcgaATATGTGAAAAGGGATTTGGAACAAACATGATATATGGAAAGTCAAACTCCAGTTGATCAGCAACACGGACTTCTTTCATTTGTTTGCTCCTCCAACTAAACAAAGCTAAACGACAGCTGGGGTTGTTTCAAGTACCATCGAGTGAATGAAAAGGGTAGATTGCATTCTGATCTTGTTCTGGAGAATTTTTTTGAAGAAACTAATAAAGACTGTCTGACACTCAAAAACAAAGCATGCTCACCAATGGAGTGGACCGCCATCCATCTGACTCTGGAATCTCGTTTATAAACATGGAACTCAGACACAGGTGGTTTGTCACACCATCTATAGAGCATTCGAA
This is a stretch of genomic DNA from Argentina anserina chromosome 4, drPotAnse1.1, whole genome shotgun sequence. It encodes these proteins:
- the LOC126792035 gene encoding phylloplanin-like, yielding MAPTKKTMLFVCLLVAAVAVVVPVAQGNAHKSISLITGKLFCTLNGNGTASSPPFPNASVQLRCGSGNGKLFETAKTNSTGQFSILEKNLPYTVAQVLSGCRVVVATPFKKCNSTLPAIGTVASKLTLNPTPVVGPKNVTIYKAVNFKRL